One segment of Dolichospermum sp. DET69 DNA contains the following:
- a CDS encoding DUF2555 domain-containing protein, which yields MKTLSISKTEISAMTTTEVRDLATRLELDNYSNAFEGLNDWHLLRAIAFQRPELVEAYIHLLDLEAYDEA from the coding sequence ATGAAAACTCTAAGCATTTCCAAAACAGAAATTTCTGCTATGACGACAACAGAGGTAAGGGATTTGGCTACACGTCTGGAACTAGATAATTATAGTAATGCTTTTGAGGGTTTGAATGATTGGCATCTACTGCGGGCAATTGCTTTTCAGCGTCCAGAGTTAGTTGAAGCCTATATCCACCTCTTAGATTTAGAGGCTTACGACGAAGCCTAA
- a CDS encoding alpha/beta hydrolase: protein MTQTLDFIRVSPPTGQAPDALIVTLHGWGANAQDVASLIPHVNLPEYEFLLPNAPYPYPHGDMGRAWYDLRAENMYDGLTESKQLLIDWLKSLESNTGVPLSRTILSGFSQGGAMTLDVGLSLPLAGLVVMSGYLHPAVATLNQGNFPPTLIMHGTQDEVVPLQAAIKSRDVAKSLGVAVEYHEFAMGHEINLQMLEVLRTFVINTIG, encoded by the coding sequence ATGACTCAAACATTAGACTTTATCAGGGTTTCTCCACCCACAGGACAAGCACCGGATGCTTTAATCGTCACTTTACATGGTTGGGGTGCAAATGCTCAGGATGTAGCATCTTTAATACCTCATGTCAATTTACCTGAGTACGAATTTCTGCTGCCAAATGCCCCCTATCCTTATCCTCATGGTGATATGGGTAGGGCATGGTATGACCTGCGGGCAGAAAATATGTATGATGGACTAACAGAAAGTAAACAATTACTCATAGATTGGTTGAAATCTTTAGAAAGTAATACAGGTGTGCCGTTATCACGCACGATTTTGAGCGGATTTTCTCAAGGTGGAGCGATGACTTTAGATGTAGGATTAAGCTTACCCTTAGCTGGTTTAGTGGTAATGAGTGGGTATTTACATCCTGCTGTGGCAACGCTGAATCAAGGCAATTTTCCGCCTACATTAATCATGCACGGTACACAGGATGAAGTTGTTCCTCTGCAAGCGGCGATTAAGTCGAGAGACGTGGCAAAATCTCTAGGAGTAGCAGTGGAATATCATGAATTTGCCATGGGACATGAAATTAATTTACAAATGTTAGAAGTGCTACGAACTTTTGTTATCAACACAATTGGTTAG
- the nagA gene encoding N-acetylglucosamine-6-phosphate deacetylase, whose product MTKITPMLANVDIINAKVPGYQDLQRILVNQEGIIEQIMPMNTAWGKFVPQELQVSDVAGDWISLGGVDLQINGGLGLAFPELTAENSYMLPKISSFLWEAGVDGYLPTLVTTSIENIQRSLAILANYTPNSDTSAQILGVHLEGPFLNYYKRGAHPAEYLLPLTLDQVKRVLGDYAHLVKVITLAPELDSTGKVIPYLRSLGITVSLGHSQATAAEAQAAFAQGATMITHAFNAMPPLHHREPGLLGAAMNDPHVFCAFIADGQHVDPMILKILLRASEGLFIVSDALAPLGLPDGIYPWDNRQIEVINGTARLQDGTLTGTTLPLLVGVQNLVKWGICDVETAISLATDAPRQAINLPIFAANQPAHLLRWKWDEVSKELTWKRL is encoded by the coding sequence CTGACTAAAATAACACCCATGCTGGCAAATGTAGATATTATCAATGCAAAAGTACCCGGTTATCAAGATTTACAGAGAATCTTAGTCAACCAAGAAGGCATAATTGAGCAAATTATGCCCATGAATACAGCATGGGGAAAATTTGTACCACAGGAGTTACAAGTTTCAGATGTGGCTGGAGACTGGATTTCTTTAGGTGGTGTAGATTTACAAATTAATGGTGGACTGGGGTTAGCATTTCCTGAATTAACAGCAGAAAACTCCTATATGTTACCAAAAATCTCCTCATTTCTCTGGGAAGCAGGAGTTGATGGTTATTTACCAACCTTAGTGACAACCTCTATCGAAAATATTCAGCGATCGCTTGCTATATTAGCTAATTATACCCCCAATTCTGATACATCTGCCCAAATTCTGGGAGTCCATCTCGAAGGTCCATTCTTAAACTACTACAAACGCGGCGCACATCCAGCCGAATATCTTCTGCCTCTCACCCTTGATCAAGTTAAACGGGTACTAGGTGACTATGCCCATCTAGTCAAAGTCATCACCCTAGCACCAGAATTAGATAGCACAGGTAAAGTGATCCCTTATTTACGTTCCTTGGGAATTACTGTCAGCTTAGGACATTCTCAAGCCACCGCAGCCGAAGCCCAAGCAGCCTTTGCTCAAGGGGCAACAATGATCACCCACGCCTTCAATGCTATGCCACCCTTACACCACCGTGAACCAGGGTTATTAGGTGCAGCCATGAACGATCCTCATGTCTTCTGTGCTTTTATTGCCGATGGTCAGCACGTTGATCCGATGATATTAAAAATTCTTCTGCGTGCCAGTGAAGGGTTATTTATTGTTAGTGATGCCCTTGCACCTTTAGGACTACCTGATGGGATTTATCCTTGGGATAACCGACAAATTGAAGTAATCAATGGTACAGCCAGATTACAAGATGGGACTTTAACGGGAACAACCCTACCCTTATTAGTGGGAGTACAAAATTTGGTGAAGTGGGGGATTTGTGATGTAGAAACCGCCATTAGTCTAGCTACAGACGCACCCAGACAAGCTATTAATTTACCAATATTTGCCGCTAATCAACCCGCCCATTTATTGCGCTGGAAATGGGATGAAGTTAGTAAAGAACTTACTTGGAAACGATTATAA
- the purE gene encoding 5-(carboxyamino)imidazole ribonucleotide mutase, producing the protein MSLEIGIIMGSDSDLPTMKDAIAICEEFGIVCEVAIVSAHRTPERMVEYAKTAHQRGIKVIIAGAGGAAHLPGMVASLTPLPVIGVPVATRNLQGVDSLYSIVQMPAGIPVATVAIGNAKNAGLLAVQILATYQPELLQKVQAYRQSLCNMVMEKQIKLDQLGYEQYLQQ; encoded by the coding sequence ATGAGTCTCGAAATTGGTATTATTATGGGTAGCGATTCCGATTTGCCTACCATGAAGGATGCGATCGCTATTTGCGAAGAATTTGGTATTGTATGTGAAGTTGCCATTGTCTCTGCCCATCGTACCCCAGAACGGATGGTTGAATATGCAAAAACTGCACATCAACGCGGGATTAAAGTAATTATTGCTGGTGCTGGTGGTGCGGCTCATCTCCCTGGTATGGTAGCATCTTTAACTCCTTTACCTGTGATTGGTGTTCCTGTCGCTACTCGAAATTTACAAGGTGTGGATTCTTTATATTCTATAGTGCAAATGCCAGCAGGAATACCCGTCGCGACTGTCGCCATTGGTAATGCGAAAAATGCTGGACTTTTGGCTGTGCAAATTCTCGCCACGTACCAACCGGAATTACTCCAAAAAGTTCAGGCTTATCGGCAAAGTCTATGTAATATGGTCATGGAAAAGCAAATAAAATTAGATCAGCTTGGATATGAACAATATTTGCAGCAATAG
- a CDS encoding type 2 isopentenyl-diphosphate Delta-isomerase, which translates to MNPPINTSAQTQNRKADHIRICLEDNVQSPEITTGLEKYRFTHVCLPELDGKDIDVSTTFLEKHLNAPLLISSMTGGTEQAGIINRRLAEVAQKYKLAMGVGSVRVAVEKPQVADTFAVRKYAPDILLFANLGAVQLNYQYGIDECLRIIDITEADALILHINPLQEFIQPRGDTNFLGLLDKIQDLCIKLPVPVIAKEVGNGISATMAEKLIAAGVQAIDVAGAGGTSWALVEGERAETSLQRRLGQTFGDWGIPTADCITSIRTHDPNIPLIASGGLRHGLDVAKAIALGADIAGLAMPFLKAAAVSEAAVVELTEILIAEITTVLFCTDNNSLYDLKHCQSLYRI; encoded by the coding sequence GTGAACCCTCCTATTAACACCTCAGCTCAAACCCAAAATCGCAAAGCAGATCACATCCGGATTTGTTTAGAAGATAATGTCCAATCTCCAGAAATCACTACTGGCTTAGAAAAATATCGCTTTACTCATGTTTGTTTACCGGAACTTGATGGTAAAGATATTGATGTGAGTACGACTTTTCTGGAAAAACATCTAAATGCACCGTTATTAATTTCCTCCATGACTGGAGGCACAGAACAAGCGGGAATTATTAACCGTCGTTTGGCTGAAGTCGCCCAAAAATACAAATTAGCAATGGGTGTAGGATCTGTACGAGTAGCGGTGGAAAAACCTCAAGTTGCGGATACTTTCGCCGTTCGTAAATATGCGCCTGATATTCTCCTCTTTGCTAACTTAGGCGCGGTGCAGCTTAATTATCAATACGGCATTGATGAATGTTTGCGAATTATTGATATTACTGAAGCTGATGCTTTGATTTTACACATTAATCCTTTGCAGGAATTTATTCAACCCAGGGGTGATACCAATTTTCTGGGTTTGCTTGACAAGATTCAGGATTTATGTATTAAGTTGCCAGTTCCTGTAATTGCCAAGGAAGTAGGTAATGGGATTTCAGCGACAATGGCAGAAAAACTCATAGCCGCTGGAGTTCAAGCTATTGATGTCGCTGGTGCTGGTGGTACGTCTTGGGCTTTGGTTGAAGGTGAACGGGCAGAAACTTCCTTACAGCGGCGGTTAGGGCAAACATTTGGAGATTGGGGTATACCCACAGCCGATTGTATTACCAGTATTCGGACCCATGATCCCAATATTCCGTTAATTGCTTCCGGGGGCTTACGTCATGGTTTAGATGTAGCCAAAGCGATCGCTTTAGGGGCAGATATTGCTGGTTTAGCAATGCCCTTCCTCAAGGCAGCAGCAGTATCCGAAGCGGCTGTAGTAGAATTAACAGAGATATTAATAGCCGAAATCACCACTGTATTATTTTGTACGGACAACAACAGCTTGTATGATTTAAAGCATTGTCAAAGTTTATACCGGATTTAA